In Camelus ferus isolate YT-003-E chromosome 10, BCGSAC_Cfer_1.0, whole genome shotgun sequence, the following proteins share a genomic window:
- the CEP295 gene encoding centrosomal protein of 295 kDa isoform X12 — translation MKKIRLAQNQEKLMKELHQLQQEDLARRRQTVARMPPQLVELPYKRSEMKEDWQRELEFAFEDMYNADRKVKGNLILHLEPEPLPTVTDQIQDEELDLSMEQESLGETENIPVTEAKAIYSGEADIPLAVKTHQIPSKLLFKKLLNKIRSQKSLWTIQSVSEEESEMITTVSETESKAVTFESGATVSEDRTLSSEQEKVVESDTLTVDSGPLTSEDKPLSYIADSEKKQEMNETQPITAVAQSSVLLHPHEEAARIRMAARQKQIMEIEEQKQKQLELLEQIEQQKLRLETDCFRAQLEEEKRKKTLQTGVGTAPASGTVISDEDSHRQMIRNYQQQLLQQNRLHRQSVETARKRLLEYQTMLKEKYPSMSATPLVSDSVASVPPQESEQPAVISEHQDQGQRPKLSPDKHQPVQPMQISNSEQDSRVPRQKCFPQRQVETTGTLITSDVLAKQALEPQEQLKQLSQSETQQRDYTLVPKDSHTLSRALSHEKPLTLQEARERAETSRATAFPTSDSQQVSEDSGSVSSKLIEPSSFLPLVPERSFSCLPTKVESGDIQEPFSAMSKSIASVNHYVVGQMQEKFLPSSETITAQQDNLKALQEQLDLQKEVLRSRQAAQEQLLLCKQKELEGQTGLSVFLPLVPLDSFASLPFAKAESGRNQESSPTKNETAGSSGHPGVLQVPDRLLSFSQPILSQQDNFKFLQEQLSIQRDSLQARREAQEVLCVHKQGELDGRVWAQQSESPSLPSQVAQRTFTSMPSAGTQSQKIQKQYSPKSEKGLLSSQSEIPKSHDGSSSFLQQFLPLHDSLKLLQEQLTTQRDALQARYGAQAELLLRRQRNLGASKSVQMSSSFPPTVAHRSVASQASKTGPGRIQNFYFSEESVTPSSYLVMPTFQDASLRFPQCSLPQQQNLTPLQGQSHIQRVTLGAKPETQEIVHKQNELEKKTSSEQTATSLSLSQGAESERFQEFKSLKSDSPVPLSHSKIPRFQERLLGLSQHVQTLRDDLEGHQRRLDPEEEALHLNQETQGNVSSEQAGLSFIPQLGQLSLTSLPSAESLTTQEPLSVESDGGHFQIPQLQDRLLKITQLIHPQQDNLRALQEQLATQREAIIQSRQEARGESLLREQSEWKGRASPEQAGTLSFLVQHPFSPLPLRESGRIREPCSTKSDNVVSGHSEVPRSPGRLAGLPEPVSPKQDYPITFSQEHLYSQTNSLPSIENTQKEMVLPRQYKFEDKSSEHFIQPHHGDLKARQQQSDTQNEVQEELLLQRVSELEKGVSSEQTSTPSSLSQTALPVADSERTRKASPIRSGSTVPSSHPGIPGSQDRLLSFSQAVLSQQDHVSAQLGAQREVLRFTEKAQEELPLNRQTKPIESESSEHAVPSLFLPMEREHSFIPLPFAEVKSKDINELYSGKNERAAPSSVSVSPRLQDRFLSFSQPVLAQQDNLGLQKQLDLQREVLHYSQKAQKELLVQRQAALQQQIQKHQETLKDFFKNSQTSKPTVENNFETQKLKEWLPHLQDLAKDDQENISPADRSSWDENQLLSEDSKAKQSGEHLDKEVGRRPSKPPVAKVKCGLDLTPHELSAIQEVESPASGRTSMLGKSEFYQDRDPLRVSISREQSFLGSPLDRDPRGHLHPVAQENIRDADSAEAVKVEEAVAENHAVLSHAVEKEEHPYLGPSVKPDEKAETQEVYREPLSSITVSTGSILSYENTDLSLTDRESFSEHMDHREQESPAGKEEETNVFSSLAPSTQVTYQRQDSRDVHKPLLPAVETFTSGQTHIQQMIDKYINEANLMAEKADLRVDFDFPELEHSFPNLHRQLFKPLEPHPDFDLSSFSGIFQDSKDFYQRSDSSCESLHTALSPRSTASFTALRRTSLHSSLSTSLNQQPGPNVAHAAAQSFAAEDTEGSEQSFQELLPEFSSQEGSQHADLPSIFSIEARDSFQGMESQNYSEQNEESQNKQKSVHFQLSVGNLQSSVFNSSGEAHVFHQLNLQHSTPCGSASSECSIKDQLEGRKDRLGFEELSERGVDTVLQGQGFTEDDKNKTCGVVNINPQVEEIDSQLCATTVEIGTSIQTPYSLTVPNERCLENSTKAEAPRITGNLSQLAQSELFVSSGSFSLQSSIPVWETESGHGIMEEPDLTLISTSDISIAETDFANLTLGERENEAKSCFQVSEFLPLVSETENSDYPAVSEHPVEKPAVSAETLLNFPATSETLQEAFVKRKKSFIERSSQRQKEIRNKIRVSENSQAKIIKEKPTGSFQLKGVNKVRVSLPEDRKTAQAHMHQRAQRLYRQLAEVKQQKEEKAKQEAYAQNRARAKEFHKVSSTPSPPNFSCLRHITTVTDLFVPSAENTRETSSQKYTLTFSTKSVKFFLLCNII, via the exons ATGAAAAAGATCCGTTTGGCTCAA AATCAAGAGAAGCTAATGAAAGAACTCCATCAGCTACAGCAAGAGGACCTAGCACGCAGGAGACAGACTGTAGCACGGATGCCACCACAACTAGTTGAACTTCCATACAAACGcagtgaaatgaaagaagattGGCAGAGAGAGCTGGAATTTGCCTTTGAAGACATGTATAATGCAGACAGGA AGGTGAAAGGAAACCTGATTTTGCACCTTGAACCAGAGCCTTTGCCGACTGTGACTGATCAGATCCAAGATGAAGAACTGGACCTTTCAATGGAACAAGAAAGTTTAGGAGAGACTGAAAACATTCCAGTGACAGAAGCTAAAGCAATATATTCTGGTGAAGCAGACA ttcctttggCAGTGAAGACCCACCAGATTCCttcaaaacttctttttaaaaaattattaaataagattCGAAGCCAAAAATCTCTCTGGACAATTCAATCCGTGTCTGAGGAGGAAAGTGAAATGATTACAACTGTTAGTGAGACTGAAAGTAAAGCAGTGACATTTGAATCAGGAGCAACTGTGAGCGAAGACCGAACATTATCCTCTGAGCAGGAAAAAG TTGTTGAAAGTGACACCCTAACAGTTGACTCTGGACCACTTACTAGTGAAGATAAACCACTTTCATACATTGCAGACTCTGAAAAGAAACAAG AAATGAACGAGACTCAGCCTATCACAGCTGTAGCTCAGAGTTCTGTTCTGCTTCATCCTCACGAAGAAGCAGCCAGAATTAGAATGGCAGCAAGGCAGAAACAg ATAATGGAAATAGAAGAACAGAAGCAAAAGCAGTTGGAATTACTTGAACAAattgaacaacagaaattaagaTTAGAAACTGATTGCTTCAGGGCTCagctggaagaagaaaagagaaaaaaaactctgCAGACTGGG GTTGGCACTGCTCCAGCATCAGGCACTGTAATTTCTGATGAAGATAGTCATAGGCAGATGATTCGTAACTACCAACAACAGCTGTTACAGCAAAACAG GCTTCACAGACAGTCTGTTGAAACAGCCCGGAAACGATTACTGGAATATCAGACTATGTTAAAAGAAAAGTACCCGTCCATGTCGGCTACGCCACTGGTATCTGATTCTGTTGCATCAGTACCACCACAGGAATCTGAACAACCTGCTGTTATATCAGAGCATCAGGATCAAGGTCAGAGACCCAAGTTAAGTCCTGACAAACATCAACCTGTGCAGCCTATGCAGATCTCCAACTCAGAGCAAGATTCTCGGGTTCCAAGACAAAAGTGCTTTCCACAGAGACAGGTAGAAACAACTGGAACATTAATCACTTCAGATGTTTTGGCCAAGCAAGCTTTGGAACCACAAGAGCAGCTAAAGCAACTCTCACAGTCTGAAACACAACAGAGAGACTATACATTGGTCCCTAAAGACTCTCATACACTTTCAAGAGCTTTGTCACATGAGAAGCCACTGACATTACAGGAGGCTAGAGAACGAGCTGAAACATCTAGGGCGACAGCTTTTCCAACTTCAGACTCCCAGCAAGTGTCAGAGGACAGTGGAAGTGTATCTTCTAAGCTAATCGAACCTTCTTCATTCCTACCATTGGTACCTGAGCGTTCTTTTAGTTGTCTGCCTACTAAAGTTGAGTCTGGAGACATCCAGGAACCCTTCTCAGCTATGAGCAAAAGTATAGCTTCTGTAAACCATTATGTAGttggccaaatgcaggaaaagtTTTTGCCATCTTCAGAGACTATCACAGCCCAACAGGATAATTTGAAGGCCCTCCAAGAACAGTTAGACCTACAGAAGGAAGTTCTTCGATCAAGACAGGCAGCTCAGGAGCAGTTGCTTTTGTGCAAACAGAAAGAATTGGAAGGGCAAACTGGCCTCTCTGTATTCCTTCCATTGGTACCTCTGGATTCGTTTGCTTCACTGCCTTTTGCCAAAGCTGAATCAGGGAGAAACCAGGAATCTTCTCCAACCAAGAATGAGACTGCAGGTTCCTCAGGCCATCCAGGGGTGCTACAAGTTCCAGATaggcttttgagtttttcacagCCTATCCTGTCACAGCAAGATAATTTTAAGTTTCTCCAAGAGCAGTTAAGTATTCAGAGGGACAGCCTTCAGGCTAGGCGGGAAGCCCAGGAAGTATTATGTGTACATAAACAGGGTGAATTGGATGGGAGGGTATGGGCTCAGCAGAGTGAGTCCCCTTCTCTCCCATCTCAGGTAGCTCAGCGTACATTTACTTCAATGCCTTCTGCTGGTACTCAATCTCAAAAAATCCAGAAGCAATATTCACCTAAGAGTGAGAAGGGGCTTCTCTCAAGCCAATCTGAAATCCCCAAATCTCATGATGGATCTTCGAGTTTCCTACAGCAGTTCCTGCCTTTGCATGATAGTTTGAAGTTGCTCCAGGAGCAGCTGACGACACAGAGGGATGCTCTTCAGGCGAGGTATGGAGCCCAGGCAGAATTACTTCTACGTAGACAGAGGAATTTGGGAGCCTCGAAGTCTGTGCAGATGAGTTcttcattcccaccaacggtcGCTCACCGTTCAGTTGCTTCACAAGCTTCTAAAACTGGGCCTGGAAGAATTCAgaacttttatttctctgaggaGAGTGTTACTCCCTCAAGTTATTTGGTAATGCCAACATTTCAGGATGCGTCTCTTCGTTTTCCACAGTGCAGCCTTCCACAGCAACAAAATTTAACACCACTCCAAGGTCAGTCACACATTCAGAGGGTAACACTTGGTGCTAAACCAGAAACTCAGGAAATTGTGcacaaacaaaatgaattagaaaaaaaaacctcttctgaACAGACTGCTACCTCTTTATCCCTGTCTCAGGGAGCTGAATCTGAAAGATTCCAGGAATTTAAGTCACTCAAGAGTGACAGTCCAGTTCCATTAAGCCATTCAAAGATCCCAAGATTTCAAGAAAGACTTCTGGGACTTTCACAGCATGTACAAACCCTGCGAGATGACTTGGAGGGACACCAACGAAGGTTAGACCCGGAAGAGGAGGCCCTTCATCTTAACCAGGAAACCCAAGGAAACGTATCTTCTGAACAAGCTGGCCTGTCATTCATACCCCAGTTAGGACAGCTTTCATTGACTTCATTGCCTTCTGCTGAATCTCTTACCACCCAGGAACCTCTTTCAGTAGAGAGTGATGGTGGCCATTTTCAGATCCCACAATTGCAGGATAGGCTTTTGAAGATAACACAACTTATTCATCCTCAACAAGATAATCTGAGGGCACTTCAAGAACAATTGGCTACACAGAGGGAAGCCATCATTCAGTCTAGACAGGAAGCTCGGGGAGAGTCACTTCTGCGTGAACAGAGTGAGTGGAAGGGAAGAGCATCCCCTGAGCAGGCTGGCACCCTTTCCTTCCTCGTGCAGCATCCTTTTAGTCCGCTACCTCTTAGAGAATCTGGGAGAATCCGAGAACCTTGTTCGACTAAGAGTGATAATGTAGTCTCGGGTCACTCTGAGGTACCACGGTCGCCTGGAAGGCTTGCAGGTTTACCCGAGCCCGTTTCACCTAAGCAGGATTATCCGATTACATTTTCACAAGAACACTTGTACTCACAGACAAATTCCCTTCCATCTATTGAGAATACCCAGAAAGAAATGGTTTTGCCCAGACAATATAAATTTGAGGACAAGTCATCTGAACATTTTATCCAGCCTCACCACGGTGATTTGAAAGCACGGCAACAGCAGTCAGATACACAAAACGAAGTCCAAGAAGAACTGCTTTTGCAAAGAGTAAGTGAATTGGAGAAAGGGGTATCCTCTGAGCAGACCAGCACCCCTTCATCCTTATCCCAGACAGCACTGCCTGTTGCTGACTCTGAAAGAACCCGAAAGGCTTCTCCAATCAGAAGTGGCAGTACTGTTCCCTCAAGTCACCCTGGGATTCCAGGGTCTCAGGACAGGCTTTTGAGTTTCTCCCAGGCTGTTCTGTCTCAGCAAGATCATGTGTCAGCACAGTTGGGTGCACAGAGGGAAGTGCTGCGTTTTACTGAAAAGGCCCAGGAAGAACTGCCTTTAAACAGACAGACAAAGCCGATTGAAAGTGAGTCTTCAGAGCACGCTGTTCCATCTTTGTTTCTACCCATGGAAAGAgagcattcatttattccactgCCTTTTGCTGAGGTAAAATCTAAAGACATCAATGAATTGTATTCAGGCAAGAATGAACGTGCAGCCCCCTCAAGCGTTTCTGTGAGCCCAAGACTTCAAGATagatttttgagtttttcacaGCCTGTCTTAGCTCAGCAAGATAATCTGGGACTTCAGAAGCAGCTGGACCTTCAAAGAGAAGTTCTGCATTATAGTCAAAAAGCCCAAAAAGAATTGCTTGTACAGAGACAAGCAGCATTACAGCAGCAGATACAGAAACATCAAGAGACTTTgaaggatttctttaaaaacagtcaG ACAAGTAAGCCcacagttgaaaataattttgaaacccAGAAGCTCAAAGAATGGCTTCCTCATCTCCAAGATCTAGCAAAAGATGATCAGGAAAACATCAGTCCTGCAGATAGGAgcagctgggatgaaaatcaacTCCTTTCTGAAGATAGTAAAGCCAAGCAAAGTG GTGAGcatctggataaagaagtgggTAGGAGACCCTCCAAGCCACCTGTAGCAAAAGTTAAATGTGGATTGGACTTGACCCCACATGAACTTAGTGCTATACAAGAGGTAGAATCACCAGCAAGCGGCAGAACTTCTATGCTAG GTAAATCAGAGTTTTATCAAGACAGGGACCCCCTGAGGGTCTCAATAAGTCGAGAACAAAGTTTTCTTGGGAGCCCCCTGGACCGTGATCCACGTGGTCACCTTCACCCAGTTGCCCAGGAGAACATCCGTGATGCCGACTCTGCTGAAGcag TCAAAGTCGAGGAGGCTGTGGCTGAGAATCATGCAGTATTAAGCCACGCTGTGGAGAAGGAAGAACATCCATATCTGGGTCCAAGTGTGAAGCCAGATGAGAAG GCTGAAACACAAGAAGTTTATCGTGAGCCATTATCTTCAATAACAGTTTCTACTGGGAGTATTTTAAGTTATGAAAACACAGATTTGAGCCTTACAGATCGAG AGTCATTTTCAGAGCACATGGACCATAGGGAACAAGAATCTCCTGCCggcaaagaagaggaaacaaacgTTTTCAGTTCTTTAGCTCCTTCAACACAAGTTACTTATCAAAGGCAGGACTCTCGGGACGTCCATAAACCTCTGTTAcctgcagtggaaacatttacatCTGGTCAAACACACATTCAGCAGATGATAGACAAGTATATAAACGAAGCAAATTTGATGGCTGAAAAAGCAGACTTGCGGG TTGACTTTGACTTTCCAGAACTAGAACACAGTTTTCCAAATTTGCATCGTCAGCTGTTTAAACCCTTAGAACCACATCCAGATTTTGATTTGTCATCATTCTCTGGGATTTTTCAAGACAGTAAAGACTTTTACCAG AGGTCAGATTCTTCATGTGAAAGCCTCCACACCGCCCTGTCACCCAGAAGTACAGCTTCTTTTACAGCACTGAGGAGGACCAGCCTGCACTCCTCTCTCAGCACCAGCCTGAACCAGCAGCCTGGCCCTAACGTGGCTCATGCTGCAGCTCAGAGTTTTGCTGCAGAAGATACTGAAG GGTCTGAACAATCTTTTCAAGAGCTTCTGCCAGAATTTTCTTCACAGGAAGGGAGCCAGCATGCTGATCTACCAAGTATTTTTAGCATTGAAGCCAGAGACTCTTTCCAAGGCATGGAAAGTCAGAACTACTCTGAACAGAATGAAgaatcacaaaacaaacaaaaaagtgttcATTTCCAGCTCTCTGTAGGAAATTTGCAAAGTTCAGTCTTCAATTCATCTGGTGAGGCTCATGTATTTCATCAGTTAAATCTACAGCATAGCACTCCATGTGGTTCAGCCTCCAGTGAATGCTCAATAAAAGACCAACTGGAAGGCAGAAAAGACAGACTGGGCTTTGAAGAACTGTCAGAAAGAGGGGTTGACACAGTGTTACAAGGTCAAGGATTCActgaagatgataaaaataaaacctgtggAGTTGTAAATATAAATCCTCAAGTAGAGGAAATTGACTCTCAATTGTGTGCAACAACAGTGGAGATAGGAACTTCAATTCAGACACCATATTCACTGACTGTTCCAAATGAAAGATGTCTTGAGAATTCAACTAAAGCAGAAGCTCCAAGAATCACAGGAAACCTATCTCAACTAGCACAGTCAGAACTCTTTGTCAGTTCTGGATCATTTTCATTACAGAGCTCTATTCCAGTCTGG GAGACAGAATCTGGCCATGGTATAATGGAAGAACCAGATCTTACACTGATAAGCACCAGTGATATCAGTATTGCTGAAACAGATTTTGCAAACTTAACcctaggagagagagaaaatgaggcaAAGAGCTGTTTTCAG GTGAGTGAATTTCTGCCTCTTgtatcagaaacagaaaattcagatTATCCAGCTGTATCAGAACATCCTGTGGAGAAGCCAGCTGTGTCTGCAG aaaccctACTGAACTTTCCAGCTACATCAGAGACCTTACAAGAAgcatttgtaaaaagaaaaaaatcatttatagaGAGATCctcccagagacagaaagaaataaggaataaaattcGTGTCTCTGAAAATTCTCAAGCCAAAATAATTAAAGAGAAACCTACAG GCTCATTTCAGCTGAAGGGTGTGAATAAAGTTAGAGTGTCTCTtcctgaagacagaaagactgcACAAGCCCATATGCACCAGAGGGCTCAAAG ATTATACCGTCAGTTAGCTGAAGTGAAAcagcaaaaggaagagaaagcaaagcaagaagcATATGCCCAAAACAGAGCAAGGGCCAAAGAATTTCATAAGGTGAgcagcacccccagcccacccaacTTTTCATGTCTAAGACACATCACAACAGTAACTGATCTTTTTGTTCCCTCCGCAGAGAACACTAGAGAAACTTCGAGCCAAAAATACACACTGACTTTTTCTACAAAAAgtgtaaagttttttttattgtgtaatATAATTTAA